The genomic window GGGTGCGGTGGTGCGCCGGCTCATGATGGCCGCCACGGGTGGGTACAGGCGCATGGCCTCCTTCAGCGTGGCAGTCAGCCACGGCAGCTGGGCCATGTGCTGCGGCCCAGGCGTGCCGCTGCCTACTACGGCGCGCACCTCGTCCCGCGCGCGTTGTGCCACCTCGGGGTGTTCGGCCATCAGCCGGCTCCACCACAGCAAGGCCGTGGCCGAGGTTTCGTGGCCGGCCTGGAAGCTCACCATGCACTGGTCAAAAACCTCCTGGTCCGACAGACCGGTGCCGGTTGCCTCGTCGCGCAGGGCCAGCAGGCGGCCCAGCAAGTCCTGCTGGTTGGCCTGGTCGGGTTGTTCGGCGATGGCGGCTTGGCGTTCGGTGATGTGGCCTTGTATCAGCTGGCGCAAGTTGCGCAGCGCTTTGCGTTTGGCGGCCTTGCCGGGCAATGGCAACCAGTCTGGCAGCGTGAACAGGCGAAACATTTCACGGAAGGCGGTGGCTGACAGGGTTTGTGTGGCGCCGATGGCGGCCAATGAGTCCTGTTGCGCCGAGCGGCTGAACATCGTACGCAGAATAACATCCATGGCCACCCGGTTCCACAGTGCATCCATCGTTACCAGTGCGTGGCTCTGACCCTCTGCCACCAGCTTGTCAAACGCTTCCTGTGCGGCAGCCGTCATCAGCTCGGCATAACCCGCTACTTGCTTGGGCGTGAAGGCAGCCATCAGCATGCGGCGCTGGCGTTGCCAGGTGGCGCCCTCGGTGACCAGCACACTTTGGCCAAAGACCTGGGCGAACACTTCGATGCCACGCTCCCAGCGGATCAGGGCATCGGCATGGGTGACCAGGGCCTCGCGCACCAGATCGGGCGACATCAAGTCCCACGCGTGTTCATTGCCCAAACGCATATAGCTGATGTCGCCGTGGTTGCGCTGCAGCTTGGTGACAAAACCCAGGTAGTCGCGTTTCATTTCTCTCAGCAGGGGCAGACCCCACCAGCGGGACACGGGGCCGGGAGCGTGGGTGCTGCGGGCGGGACTTGGAGGGGTGGACGGTGTGGTGGCGGAGGGGGCGGAAGGGGCGGAAGTTGGGGTTAGGACTGCGTTCATGTGGGGCATTGTGTTGCGCCCATGGGTTGCCGTATTGAACGATTGCGACATGTGGCCCACACTACACTGCGGGCCATGGCAAGCCCCAGCACTAACACGATTGCGTTTGATCCCGCCCTGTGGCCCAGCGGCACGCTGTGGCAACCCCGCGCATCGCTGTCGGCTTGTGTGCGTGCCAGCATGGTGCGCAACACGCTGGGTGCTGACCATACGGACGCGCAGCGGGTCAACCATTTCCCGGCCTCGCCCATGTGCAGCCTGAGCTGGTGGTTCAGTGGCAGCAGCCAGTGTTTGAACAGCCCGCCCGCCGTTGCTGCGGAAGGTGTGTTTGGTGAAACCATGCCCATGCCAGGGCGGTGGGTGCTGTGCGGGCCACAAACGCGGCCCGTCTCCACCTGGTGCCCGGGGCCGGTGCACTCCATGATGGTCTTGGTGATGCCCGACGCCTTGCATGCGCTGACGGGGCTGCAGGTGTCCGATCTGATCGACCAGTTTTTTGACGCCAGCACCATATTGCCACCCGATTGGCTGCCCATGCTCCAGCAGGTGCAGGACGCACCGGACGATGCGCAGCGGCTGCAGGCCCTGGAGGAATTTCTGGAGCCCCGCTGGCAACGGTACAGACCCAGCCAACCCTTGGTCCAACAGCGCTACTCGGACTGGGTTGCCCACCTGGCGCTACGGGCGGCGGTATCGGCTCCGGGGCGCAGCCTGCGCCAGCTGGAGCGGCGCATCAAGCAGTGGTCCGGTCTGCCTCTGCGTGAACTGCGGGTGATGGGGCGGTCTGAAGAAGCCTTTTTAATGACCGCTGCACTGGCCACCCAAACCACGGCCAAGCTGGACTGGGCGCAGATCGCGGTGGATACGGGCTACTCCGACCAATCCCACCTGATCCGCACCACCCGTCGCATCACCGGGTTTACGCCGGATGCGTTGGGCAAAGGCATACAGCAGCAGGAGAGTTTTTGGGCCTACCGCTTGTGGATGTAGGCTGCAGCTACTCTTCCATCGCAAACGTCAGGCCGGCATTGGCCTTCAAACGCGCGATGAGTTTGGTGCCCATGGCAGCAGCGGGCGTCCAGATGCCGCCCTTGGTATCCGTCGCATCCGTCAACAGGCACACGGCAGACTCGGCAATCATCTTGGACGTGGAGCCGTAGCCGGGGTCGCGGTCGCCGGTGACGCCCACCCGCACGGTATGGCCCGCTGCATCGTGGCCCAGGAACAAGGCGTCGTAGTGGCCGGCGTCGCGCTCGGCCTTGGACGGGCCTTCGCCGGGCTTGGGGCCATCGTCGGCACCCATGGATTTGTCGTTGGCCAGTGCATTGGCGCGCGCCTCGCCCTTTTCGCCGGTGCCGGTGACGGTCATCTCGTCGTAGACAAAATCGGTGCCATAGGGGTGGCCCAGCAAGAAGTTGGAGCGGTGCACATTGCGGGTGTTGATGGCGGCCATGACAAACGGTCCCACCCAGGCGCCTATGGCTTCGTCAAACAGCGGCTTGTTGCCAAAGGGTTGGGGCGGTCCTTCGAAACCCGGCGTCAGCGAAAAGGCGTTGCGCAGCAAGGCCATTTCTGCTGGGTTCTGCTTGGCGGAGACCATGGTCTCTTTCAGGCT from Rhodoferax sp. AJA081-3 includes these protein-coding regions:
- a CDS encoding cytochrome P450 is translated as MSQSFNTATHGRNTMPHMNAVLTPTSAPSAPSATTPSTPPSPARSTHAPGPVSRWWGLPLLREMKRDYLGFVTKLQRNHGDISYMRLGNEHAWDLMSPDLVREALVTHADALIRWERGIEVFAQVFGQSVLVTEGATWQRQRRMLMAAFTPKQVAGYAELMTAAAQEAFDKLVAEGQSHALVTMDALWNRVAMDVILRTMFSRSAQQDSLAAIGATQTLSATAFREMFRLFTLPDWLPLPGKAAKRKALRNLRQLIQGHITERQAAIAEQPDQANQQDLLGRLLALRDEATGTGLSDQEVFDQCMVSFQAGHETSATALLWWSRLMAEHPEVAQRARDEVRAVVGSGTPGPQHMAQLPWLTATLKEAMRLYPPVAAIMSRRTTAPIMVDGWHIPKGAMLRITPWVLHHDGRWFDQPHAFRPQRFMDGAPPIPKGAWMPFGAGPRVCLGQHFAMVEMTLLSAMLLQRFTLELPAGAAACTPELHVTLRPKQSVQLRLSRIVAP
- a CDS encoding AraC family transcriptional regulator; protein product: MASPSTNTIAFDPALWPSGTLWQPRASLSACVRASMVRNTLGADHTDAQRVNHFPASPMCSLSWWFSGSSQCLNSPPAVAAEGVFGETMPMPGRWVLCGPQTRPVSTWCPGPVHSMMVLVMPDALHALTGLQVSDLIDQFFDASTILPPDWLPMLQQVQDAPDDAQRLQALEEFLEPRWQRYRPSQPLVQQRYSDWVAHLALRAAVSAPGRSLRQLERRIKQWSGLPLRELRVMGRSEEAFLMTAALATQTTAKLDWAQIAVDTGYSDQSHLIRTTRRITGFTPDALGKGIQQQESFWAYRLWM
- a CDS encoding trans-acting enoyl reductase family protein, which encodes MSKSKEFDIVVHGATGFTGRLVVEYLMARYPNGSNTSGLHWAMGGRSASKLAAVREEIGAPADTPLIVTEGTDPASLKALTDRTRLVLTTVGPYQLYGNELVAACATSGTDYVDLCGEPVWMRKMIDANEAAAKASGARIVFSCGFDSIPFDLGVLMLQNEMKAKYGTTANRVRGRVRKLKGTFSGGTSASLKETMVSAKQNPAEMALLRNAFSLTPGFEGPPQPFGNKPLFDEAIGAWVGPFVMAAINTRNVHRSNFLLGHPYGTDFVYDEMTVTGTGEKGEARANALANDKSMGADDGPKPGEGPSKAERDAGHYDALFLGHDAAGHTVRVGVTGDRDPGYGSTSKMIAESAVCLLTDATDTKGGIWTPAAAMGTKLIARLKANAGLTFAMEE